The genomic region ttgttgCAAGAGACAAGCAGTTTGGTCCTTACTGTGGTAATGGATTCTCTGAGCCACTAAATATTGAAACTAAGAGTAACACTCTTAATGTCATCTTCCAAACTGACCAAACAGGGCAAAAAAAGGGCTGGAAACTTCGTTACCATGGAGATCGTGAGTAACCTAGAAGTTGCTCTTTGGTGTTACCAAAGTCCTTGGACAATATAAGATCCAAACAGGTAGATTGTTATATGGCTAGGTATCCTGAGAGACTTCACTTCTTCAGCAAGATCTAAACCTGTCAGTGGTTGTAAAAATGCCTGAACCTCTAGGAATCCTTCAACTGGGCTTGCAGGTGCAGACAACTTGGGGTGGTTAGTTAGTATGTACTAACATGGCTGGGTGGATGGAACTGGCTCAATGACTTCCTGGAGTATgtaataccatattattttagaCATCTCCATTGGAATGTTAGGCCTCAGGATTAAGGACTACTGAATGATTTCAGAAAGTGTGAGGGTGATATAAATAGAATAGAGTTTCTCCGACTCtttggtaatttttctttttctgtcccttccaAGCAATTCCTTGTCCCAAAGAAGTCACTGCCAATTCTGTTTGGGAGCCTGAGAAAGCAAAATATGTGTTCAAAGATGTGGTAAAGATAACCTGTCTGGAAGGGTTTGAAGTTGTACAGGTAAAGTACTATTAGGGTCTTCTCCCTAATCCTTACATCAGGATGAGCATACTGGAATTGTCTAATGGTTTACCGAATGTCCTTGTTTGAGCAAGGTTTAACACCTTTTCCACAAACAGAACACCTCAGGATCTTTAGTCCTTCCTTGTGAGTCATGGCCAGATTGacactctccttctgcctttaGTCTTCCTGGGGAAGGGGATTTGATATGCTGGAGCAAAGTTGTCTTTTAGCCTTAACTTCTGGGTGCTTTGGGTCATTCTACTAAGATGTCCCCAAGCTTCTTGTGGTCAGGACTCCTCATTGATCCAAGGCCAGAGATCAATTTCATTTTTGACTTTGATTTCCCATATCCCTCCTTATAAATTAATGGTGATGTGTATTATTCTCCAGGGAAGTGTTGGCTCGACATCTTTCTATTCTACTTGTCAAAGTAATGGAAAGTGGAGTAATTCCAGACTGAAATGTCAacgtatgtatttttttttaaatgggactCTTTCCCCTCACTTTAGATGGGAATTAAAAGATCAGTTCATCAAGAttcaaattcatgttttcctCTTAGGCTTGTGAGAGAGTgggttggatttttttaaagattttatttatttatttgacagagagagagagagagcacaagcagggggagcaggagggggagattcaggctccccgttgagcagggagcctgatgcatgaaccctgggatcatgacctgagccaaaggcagacgtttaatcgactgagccacccaggcaccctatggattttgtttttgaaggGAAGCCATCCATGAAGTGTCAGCCCAAATCTGGTCCCAGACTGGCCAGACTAGCAGgtttctttcaaagaaagaggCCATGGGATTGGTAGAGTTAGTAGAACTATAGAAGTCCATTCCTGGCTTCTGCAGGGTCCTCCACCAACCACTGAGAAGCAGGTTCCTCCTTGTAGCTTTCAAGGGCCTATCTGAATTGGCAGGACTCAGTGGTCTGGGGAGATTCATCTCAGGTGCGCTTATGGacgtggggggtgggaaggagtgAGGGACACGGCTGGGAGAATGGAACTGGCTCGGTGACTCTTCCTAGTAGGATGTAACTATCCTAACCATCACTCTCCTGCCTTCTTCTTGTAGCTGTGGACTGTGGCTCTCCTGAACCCATTCAGAATGGTAAAGTCGAAGATCCAGAACATACTTTATTTGGTTCTGTCATTCATTACACTTGTGAGGAGCCATATTATTACATGGAAGATGAAGAAAGCGGTAGGTTTCTTTGActagagaaaagaggagaaagaataagAGTGCTGGAAAGGGAATAGAACAATCTTTCTGGGTTGGAAGAGAGTTTGGAGAGAAATGAAGGATGGGATGGACTTTATCCTCTTGGCTTAGTCTAAAGATACAGTTTTCCTATGGGGATATAGGATCATCCATAGGGAATAACAGAGGTCACTGAGCTCAGCTTCACAACTATGGCAGAAATTCCCCCTACAATATCCATTTTCATGTAGTTACCTAGCTTTTGACCAATTATTTAATGTAGAACATACAGGAGTAATGCTTCCAGTGTCAAGTCACCAATACTATGCGACTGGCTTTCTCAATGCAGAGGCCTTATTAGTACTAGATGAAGGACTGGAAAAGGCACAATATGTACCACTtcattgcttttaatttattattatttttaaagatttatttatttattttagacagagagagagagagaatgagagagagagagcgagtggaaggggcagaaggagagggagagagaatgtcaagctgagcgcagagcctgtcatggggctcgatctcacgaccctgagatcgtgacctgagccaaaaccaagagtgggacccttaaccgattgtgccacccaggcgccccactttaatttaatttaatttattttcccacttgaagcatttttctaatttctgccATAACCCTCTTCTGCTTTGGAAActgttccttctcctcccttGGCAGGATAGAGGCCAGAGGCATTGTGTAGAGGGTGTCCTCGATTCTTTTCTAGTTGATTTGATTTGATCCCCTCCTCAAATCTCAGAGGACCTGAGGCTCTGCATGAAAGGGGGAATGGAAAAGAGGAGATGTGGTGGTGAGTGTGTCTTTGTGCTATTCCAGGAGAGTATCACTGCGCTGGCAATGGGAGCTGGGTGAACAAATTGCTGGGCACGGAGCTGCCAAAATGTGTTCCAGGTAATGAGGGCTCAGTCTCGGGGACAGACCATAGACTCAGGTGCCGGTGTATGGGGCCACTCTCTGAAAGTAGCTGCAATCCTCTTGGGAAAGGACTTAATCTGGGTCTAGCTGAGTCTAGTCTAGAGGTGGAGACAACACTGGGCTGGGGGCCTGCCAGGGCCTTGGGGAATTCCTCCAACATTGAGTCAGGCCAACTGACAGGAAATAGAAAGTTAGCCAGTGATGATATCAGATTCGGGGCCAGTTAAGTTTGGTAATGTAGCTGTAGTAAGGGGATGTAGAATTGCTAAAAACAGGACCTGAAAAGTGAGAGTGAGGAATCCACACACAGAAACAAGACCAATTGACTAGCCCAGTTATTATGTAAAAAGTCTATCTGGCAACAGTCTATCTGGCATCAAGAAATGAGTTGCAGACAGATCAGAATTGGATAGAAGAAGGCTTTCAGGCAAAGccagaataataataatgtcctGGTAGTAACAACTAGGGGCTGAGCTAGTTaattgcatttattatctcattccAGTCCTTGCAACAACCCTTTGAGATATGAttagtcccatttcacagatgagtgaACTGAGTacaaggtcacagagttagtaAGAGGCAGGAGTAGactttgaacccaggtctgtctgggtCCAAAGACTTTTATGCTCACCTCAGAGTCTGATTGCTGAGTGATTTAGGTAAGCTGACTTCATCtggaataaaattccattttagttGTATTTGGTAATGGGAAAGTAATCAAATCTGCAATCAGTGGGGAATgagatgaaagaggaaagaagagaaccCTCTCTTTGTCCTACTTCCATGGACTGCTAGGAGGGACTCAGCTGCAATTAGGACTTCAGTAAAGAAGGCGATAAACACTCCCTGTGGGCATCAGAAGAAGGTGGGATGTTGCCTCCTCCACCATCTGTATGAGGAAAGAATTTCCCAGCACTGTTTCCAGTTGGGCCCCTGTCCCATGCTGAACCTAGGATGAAGTGCACCTCTAGAGGGGCTGTTCATAGTGTGAGGCACTAGCTCATTTGGACTCAGGAAGTCACACTCTGCTTCAGTTTAACCAGTCTCTTCCACAAGCCTGCCTGTGACTTTGGAAAAGTGAGGGGGAGATGTTTGGTGATTTCATTCAGGATGAACCTGGTACTGAGATGGTTGATCAAATACAGGGTTGGCTATATTGTGCTAGAGAATTCTGATGCCTGGCAGGTTTTTGAGTGGTTGGAGGATTTGCAGGAGGCCAGCGATTtatttcttgctctctctccaccTTGTTCTTGTTCCTTCCTAGTGTGTGGTGTTCCCAGTAAGCCCTTTAAAGGAACACAGAGGATATTTGGAGGAATCATTGCAGATATTCAAAATTTCCCCTGGCAAGTCTTCTTTTCAAACCCATGGGCTGGTGGGGTTCTCATCGATGAGTACTGGGTGCTGACAGCTGCCCACGTCGTGGAGGGAAACCGTGACCCAGTAATGTACGTTGGGTCCACCTCAGTGGTCACCTCAGAACTGGCAAAAGCCCAGATGCTCACAGCTGAGCGTGTAATTATTCATCCGGGTTGGGAATTCCTGGATGCCCCAGAAACACGAAAGAATTTCAACAATGACATTGCACTTGTGCAGCTGAAAGAGCCAGTGAAAATGGGACCCACTGTCTCCCCCATCTGCCTGCCAGGCACCTCCTCAGAATACAACCCCTCAGTGGGAGACCTGGGACTGATCTCAGGCTGGGGCCGAACAAAGGTAAGAGATCATGTGATCCAGCTCCGAGGGGCAATGTTACCCGTTGCTCCCTTAGAAAAGTGCCGGGAGGTGAAAGGCAAAAATGTCAAAGTGGATATAAATTCCTATGTTTTCACTAATAATATGATCTGTGCTGGAGGAGAGAAGGGTGTTGATAGCTGTGAAGGGGACAGTGGTGGAGCCTTTGCTCTACGGGTTCCCAATGAAGAGACCCCCAAATTCTATGTAGCTGGTTTGGTGTCCTGGGGCCCCCAGTGTGGAACGTATGGAATCTACACACGAGTGCAGAACTACATTGACTGGATAACGAAGACGATACGGGAAAACAGTACCCCCAGAATGGACTAATCCATACATACACTACCAGCCTCTCCAAGGGCTATGACCAATCTGTTGCTTTCTGTTCCTCTCAATATTCCCATTATTTCACCATGATTGAGAGAAGACTTGGGAGTATGATTTAAATAGAACTTGATTATTGGGATACCTAGCTGGAAGTAGTGTTTGATCATTACATCGTATTGGTCACTTGGTGTGGTCTGATTCTGTGGGGTCCTCTCCTTTGAATTCCAACTGTGGATAACAACATGAGAAAGGTGCTCCTATCTTGCACTGTTCCATAGGGAGTCCCCTT from Halichoerus grypus chromosome 6, mHalGry1.hap1.1, whole genome shotgun sequence harbors:
- the C1S gene encoding complement C1s subcomponent; the protein is MNKLPKMWCIVLFSLLASVYAEPTMYGEILSPNYPQAYPNDIEKSWDIEVPEGYGIHLYFTHLDIELSENCAYDSVQIMSGDFEEGKLCGQRTSKNPNSPIVEEFQVPYNKLQVIFKSDFSNEERFTGFAAYYVAVDINECTDFADAPCSHFCNNFIGGYFCSCPPEYFLHDDMKNCGVNCSGDVFTTLIGEIASPNYPNPYPENSRCEYQILLEEGYQLVVTMRREDFDVEPADSKGHCPDSLVFVARDKQFGPYCGNGFSEPLNIETKSNTLNVIFQTDQTGQKKGWKLRYHGDPIPCPKEVTANSVWEPEKAKYVFKDVVKITCLEGFEVVQGSVGSTSFYSTCQSNGKWSNSRLKCQPVDCGSPEPIQNGKVEDPEHTLFGSVIHYTCEEPYYYMEDEESGEYHCAGNGSWVNKLLGTELPKCVPVCGVPSKPFKGTQRIFGGIIADIQNFPWQVFFSNPWAGGVLIDEYWVLTAAHVVEGNRDPVMYVGSTSVVTSELAKAQMLTAERVIIHPGWEFLDAPETRKNFNNDIALVQLKEPVKMGPTVSPICLPGTSSEYNPSVGDLGLISGWGRTKVRDHVIQLRGAMLPVAPLEKCREVKGKNVKVDINSYVFTNNMICAGGEKGVDSCEGDSGGAFALRVPNEETPKFYVAGLVSWGPQCGTYGIYTRVQNYIDWITKTIRENSTPRMD